The following coding sequences are from one Rathayibacter sp. VKM Ac-2760 window:
- a CDS encoding ABC transporter permease — protein MLGFLLKRIGTGVALLLAATAVAFLLLGARPDSIARSILGQSATQEQVAQRVVALGLDRPLPLRYLDWLGSALSGDFGRSWFTNESVIGSLSTRLPVTLSVVTGVIVLSAIVAFALGTLGAVRRGGVDSGVQVATVLGYGLPGFLVALVLVTVFGVQLGWFPALGYVPPAESLGGWLSTITLPIIALSIATIASVTQQVRSAVGAELRKEYVRTLRSRGVSERRILLRYVLRGAAGPGLTVLALEFVGLLGGAVVVESVFALPGVGAMAVQYVPRGDIPVIMGLVVVTVGIVVVVNTAIDLVVAWLNPRARTA, from the coding sequence ATGCTCGGGTTCCTCCTCAAGCGGATCGGCACCGGCGTCGCGCTGCTGCTCGCGGCCACCGCCGTCGCCTTCCTCCTCCTCGGCGCGCGGCCGGACTCGATCGCCCGCAGCATCCTCGGCCAGTCCGCGACCCAGGAGCAGGTCGCCCAGCGCGTCGTCGCCCTCGGGCTCGACCGGCCGCTGCCGCTGCGCTACCTCGACTGGCTCGGCTCGGCGCTCTCGGGCGACTTCGGCCGCAGCTGGTTCACCAACGAGTCGGTGATCGGCTCGCTCTCCACCCGGCTGCCGGTCACGCTGAGCGTGGTGACGGGCGTGATCGTGCTGAGCGCGATCGTCGCCTTCGCGCTCGGCACCCTCGGCGCCGTCCGCCGCGGCGGCGTCGACAGCGGCGTCCAGGTCGCCACGGTGCTCGGCTACGGACTGCCCGGCTTCCTCGTCGCGCTCGTGCTCGTGACCGTCTTCGGCGTCCAGCTCGGCTGGTTCCCCGCGCTGGGCTACGTCCCGCCCGCGGAGTCGCTCGGCGGCTGGCTCAGCACCATCACGCTGCCGATCATCGCGCTCAGCATCGCCACGATCGCCAGCGTCACCCAGCAGGTCCGCAGTGCCGTCGGCGCGGAGCTGCGCAAGGAGTACGTGCGCACGCTGCGCAGCCGCGGCGTCTCCGAGCGCCGCATCCTGCTCCGCTACGTGCTGCGCGGCGCGGCCGGGCCCGGGCTGACCGTGCTCGCGCTCGAGTTCGTCGGCCTGCTCGGCGGCGCGGTCGTCGTCGAGAGCGTCTTCGCGCTCCCCGGCGTCGGAGCGATGGCCGTCCAGTACGTCCCGCGCGGCGACATCCCCGTGATCATGGGGCTCGTCGTCGTCACCGTCGGCATCGTCGTCGTCGTCAACACCGCCATCGACCTCGTGGTCGCCTGGCTCAACCCGAGGGCGAGGACCGCATGA
- a CDS encoding acyl-CoA thioesterase domain-containing protein — translation MTGTAQPFLDAIALTEEGPLRFSAQPQSVPWPKAYGGDSVAQALAAATRTVEAGRLVHSMHSYFLRPVDIGERVLYEVAVVRDGRGFSHRSVVGSQHGREVLHATLSFAAGAAGAASYAAPQDRPVARPEDLPTAEEALRSAGLLDSAAGAYWAGGRSFDLRHDPAPLYGRGMAESAGAAGQAVWVRALSPIPQDPATQRTALAYVCDYTILESLLRVQGLGWGSAGLATASLDHSMWFHRAADLNEWLLYVQEAVSVQEERGLATGRFYTAGGVLVASVAQEGVLRVR, via the coding sequence GTGACCGGCACCGCGCAGCCGTTCCTCGACGCGATCGCGCTGACGGAGGAGGGTCCGCTGCGCTTCTCGGCGCAGCCCCAGTCCGTGCCGTGGCCGAAGGCGTACGGGGGCGACTCGGTCGCCCAGGCGCTCGCCGCCGCGACCCGCACGGTCGAGGCCGGCCGGCTGGTGCACTCGATGCACTCGTACTTCCTCCGGCCCGTCGACATCGGCGAGCGGGTGCTCTACGAGGTCGCGGTCGTCCGCGACGGGCGCGGCTTCTCGCACCGCTCGGTGGTCGGCAGTCAGCACGGGCGGGAGGTGCTGCACGCGACGCTGTCGTTCGCGGCGGGTGCGGCGGGCGCTGCGTCCTACGCCGCCCCGCAGGACCGCCCCGTCGCGCGGCCCGAGGACCTGCCCACCGCGGAGGAGGCGCTGCGGAGCGCGGGTCTGCTCGACTCCGCGGCCGGCGCCTACTGGGCCGGCGGGCGGAGCTTCGATCTGCGCCACGATCCGGCGCCGCTGTACGGCCGGGGGATGGCCGAGAGCGCGGGCGCGGCGGGCCAGGCCGTCTGGGTGCGGGCGCTGTCGCCGATCCCGCAGGACCCCGCGACGCAGCGCACGGCGCTCGCCTACGTCTGCGACTACACGATCCTCGAGTCGCTGCTGCGCGTGCAGGGGCTGGGCTGGGGCAGCGCGGGCCTCGCCACGGCGAGCCTGGACCACTCGATGTGGTTCCACCGCGCGGCCGACCTCAACGAGTGGCTTCTCTACGTGCAGGAGGCGGTCTCGGTGCAGGAGGAGCGCGGCCTGGCGACGGGCCGCTTCTACACGGCCGGCGGGGTGCTCGTGGCGAGCGTCGCGCAGGAGGGGGTGCTGCGCGTCCGGTGA
- a CDS encoding cupin domain-containing protein, whose product MSSPLALRDDALGPRIRALRLEQSLSLRELAARSRLSVGFLSQVERGLSSIALSSLHSVADALGVSLAALFGEAAPAAAPETVAPDEVVFTISRASERPSRRESTGRHYELLSARSPGLVLEPMLVYIEPGGTKEAAAPHAGEEFAYVLRGELIYEVAGREHRLGPGDSLYLRSNAPHTFYNDGTETTVVVSVVTPRHF is encoded by the coding sequence ATGAGCTCACCGCTGGCGCTCCGCGACGACGCGCTCGGCCCGCGCATCCGGGCGCTGCGCCTCGAGCAGTCGCTCTCGCTGCGCGAGCTGGCGGCGCGGAGCCGACTGTCGGTCGGTTTTCTCTCGCAGGTCGAGCGCGGGCTGAGCTCGATCGCGCTGTCGAGCCTGCACTCCGTGGCCGACGCGCTGGGCGTCTCGCTGGCCGCGCTCTTCGGCGAGGCCGCCCCCGCCGCCGCTCCGGAGACGGTGGCGCCGGACGAGGTCGTGTTCACCATTTCGCGTGCGAGTGAACGCCCGAGCCGCCGCGAGTCGACCGGGCGGCACTACGAGCTGCTCTCGGCCCGCTCGCCGGGGCTCGTGCTCGAGCCGATGCTCGTCTACATCGAGCCCGGCGGCACGAAGGAGGCGGCCGCGCCGCACGCCGGCGAGGAGTTCGCCTACGTGCTGCGCGGCGAGCTGATCTACGAGGTCGCGGGGCGCGAGCACCGGCTGGGCCCGGGCGACAGCCTCTACCTGCGCTCGAACGCGCCGCACACCTTCTACAACGACGGGACCGAGACGACCGTCGTCGTCTCGGTCGTCACGCCGCGCCACTTCTGA
- a CDS encoding GMC oxidoreductase, with translation MSAAQDADVLLVGAGIMAAVVAAQVRAAHPDARLLMVDAGPPLGSAFGHHLHDTPDRDAREGFAARAFSGNQAMYVGASRTAGGAADLAALPAGLRTLGDLGHEASEMPGASIAWNLGGMSVHWAAAAPTPYGDEVPEAIPADEWPGDLAEAQRLLRVNPGPYPPDRVGDRVLEVLDEYVGPVSAEGRHPQAMPVSINADAEGRLARTGPAAVFPPIERGGDAAFVLRHSTLVTRVLIEDGRATGAVLRSIADGTEEVVRAPIVVVCADTFRTPQLLFASGVGGPALGSRLNEHAFLAGRVLVDLERLGADGPPAPLEGEWATSASWLPHSGDAQPFQGQIMQAPVPGEDGGPAGYAVTLALYVPTEVRAENRIEFSAEETDATGLPRMSVRFGYSAADLALIDRGRAVQAEAGARLGDFDSERDSLLLDAGASLHYTGTARMGAVDDGTSVCDADGRVWGVEGLLVAGNAVVPTALVANSTLAGAVTAVRAGRAVAAALAGTP, from the coding sequence ATGAGCGCCGCGCAGGACGCCGACGTCCTCCTCGTCGGCGCCGGGATCATGGCCGCCGTCGTCGCCGCCCAGGTGCGCGCGGCGCACCCGGACGCGCGGCTGCTGATGGTCGACGCGGGTCCGCCGCTCGGCAGCGCCTTCGGCCACCACCTGCACGACACCCCGGACCGCGACGCCCGCGAGGGCTTCGCCGCCCGTGCCTTCTCGGGCAACCAGGCCATGTACGTCGGCGCGTCGCGGACGGCGGGCGGCGCGGCCGATCTCGCCGCGCTGCCGGCGGGACTGCGCACCCTCGGCGACCTCGGCCACGAGGCGTCGGAGATGCCCGGCGCCTCGATCGCCTGGAACCTCGGCGGGATGAGCGTCCACTGGGCCGCCGCCGCGCCGACCCCCTACGGCGACGAGGTCCCGGAGGCGATCCCCGCCGACGAGTGGCCCGGCGACCTCGCCGAGGCGCAGCGCCTGCTCCGGGTGAACCCCGGCCCGTACCCGCCCGACCGGGTGGGCGACCGCGTGCTGGAGGTGCTCGACGAGTACGTCGGCCCCGTGAGCGCGGAGGGCAGGCATCCGCAGGCCATGCCCGTCTCGATCAACGCCGACGCGGAGGGGCGGCTCGCCCGCACCGGGCCGGCGGCGGTCTTCCCGCCGATCGAGCGCGGCGGCGACGCAGCGTTCGTGCTGCGGCACTCGACGCTCGTCACCCGCGTCCTGATCGAGGACGGCCGCGCGACCGGCGCCGTGCTGCGCTCGATCGCGGACGGGACCGAGGAGGTCGTGCGCGCCCCGATCGTCGTCGTCTGCGCGGACACCTTCCGCACCCCGCAGCTCCTCTTCGCCTCGGGTGTCGGCGGGCCGGCGCTCGGCTCCCGGCTGAACGAGCACGCCTTCCTGGCCGGCCGGGTGCTGGTCGACCTCGAGCGGCTCGGCGCCGACGGCCCGCCCGCGCCGCTGGAGGGCGAGTGGGCGACCTCGGCGAGCTGGCTGCCGCACAGCGGCGACGCGCAGCCGTTCCAGGGCCAGATCATGCAGGCCCCGGTGCCGGGCGAGGACGGCGGCCCGGCGGGCTACGCGGTGACGCTCGCCCTCTACGTGCCGACCGAGGTGCGCGCCGAGAACCGGATCGAGTTCTCCGCCGAGGAGACGGATGCCACCGGCCTGCCCCGGATGAGCGTCCGCTTCGGCTACAGCGCCGCCGACCTCGCGCTGATCGACCGCGGTCGGGCGGTGCAGGCGGAGGCGGGCGCCCGGCTCGGCGACTTCGACTCCGAGCGCGACTCGCTGCTGCTCGACGCCGGCGCCTCGCTGCACTACACCGGCACCGCGCGGATGGGCGCCGTCGACGACGGCACGAGCGTCTGCGACGCGGACGGCCGGGTCTGGGGCGTCGAGGGGCTCCTCGTCGCCGGCAACGCGGTCGTGCCGACCGCGCTCGTGGCCAACTCGACGCTCGCCGGAGCGGTCACCGCCGTGCGCGCGGGGCGGGCGGTCGCGGCGGCGCTCGCCGGCACCCCGTGA
- a CDS encoding dipeptide/oligopeptide/nickel ABC transporter permease/ATP-binding protein produces MSVVTMSVRAQRTEGAVRRFLRNPLAVVAAVLLILILIAAVLAPLLTPYDPAFADVRALDQGPSAEHLLGTDRSGRDVLSRLLIGGRVTLLAAAIAVAAAVAIGVPAGLLAGYFGGPYAAVGNGMTALVLSLPAVLVMLSVRAVVGPSVWITMLVFGVCVSTSFYRLVRSSVSVVRNELYVDAAKVSGLRSWRILSRHVLAVVRAPIIVQIGLVAGMAIAAQSGLEFLGIGDRQVPTWGSQISEAFAAIYTSPALIVPPAVAIGLTCVCLGVLANGMRDALEDRGLAAPRRRRAIAAPEVPAATPLADDVVLSVRGLRVGYPDGQGGDTVVVDGVDLEVRRGEVLGLVGESGSGKSQTSFAVLGLLPSGGRVLAGSIRLDGKELVGAPARETAALRGPVIAYVPQEPIANLAPYTTVGSQLIESLHGSLGLGRAAARTRALELLSSVGIREPERILQSYAHQISGGMAQRVLIAGAIAGDPDVLIADEPTTALDVTVQAEVLDLLRRLQRERNMALLIVTHDFGVVADLCDRVAVMSKGRIVEEADVERLFAAPQHPYTRELLAATLDDVEPRPDLVTVDDSAGPATAPAAKENRP; encoded by the coding sequence ATGAGCGTCGTGACGATGAGCGTGCGCGCGCAGCGCACCGAGGGCGCCGTGCGCCGCTTCCTCCGCAATCCGCTCGCGGTGGTCGCCGCCGTGCTGCTGATCCTGATCCTGATCGCGGCCGTGCTCGCGCCGCTGCTCACCCCCTACGACCCAGCGTTCGCGGACGTCCGGGCGCTCGACCAGGGCCCGTCCGCCGAGCACCTGCTCGGCACCGACCGCTCCGGGCGCGACGTGCTCTCCCGGCTGCTGATCGGCGGCCGGGTGACGCTGCTCGCGGCGGCGATCGCGGTCGCCGCCGCCGTGGCGATCGGCGTGCCGGCCGGTCTGCTCGCCGGCTACTTCGGCGGCCCGTACGCCGCCGTCGGCAACGGGATGACCGCGCTGGTGCTCTCCCTGCCCGCCGTGCTCGTGATGCTCTCGGTGCGCGCGGTCGTCGGCCCCTCGGTCTGGATCACGATGCTCGTCTTCGGCGTCTGCGTCTCGACGAGCTTCTACCGGCTGGTGCGCTCCTCCGTCTCGGTGGTGCGCAACGAGCTGTACGTCGACGCCGCGAAGGTCTCGGGGCTGCGCTCGTGGCGCATCCTCTCGCGCCACGTGCTCGCCGTCGTGCGCGCGCCGATCATCGTGCAGATCGGCCTGGTCGCCGGGATGGCGATCGCGGCGCAGTCCGGGCTCGAGTTCCTCGGCATCGGCGACCGGCAGGTGCCCACCTGGGGCTCGCAGATCAGCGAGGCCTTCGCCGCCATCTACACCTCGCCCGCCCTGATCGTGCCGCCGGCCGTCGCCATCGGCCTGACCTGCGTCTGCCTCGGCGTCCTGGCGAACGGCATGCGCGACGCGCTCGAGGACCGCGGCCTGGCCGCTCCCCGGCGCCGTCGTGCGATCGCCGCTCCCGAGGTGCCCGCGGCCACTCCGCTGGCCGACGACGTGGTGCTCTCGGTGCGCGGCCTGCGCGTCGGCTACCCCGACGGCCAGGGCGGCGACACGGTCGTGGTCGACGGCGTCGACCTCGAGGTGCGCCGCGGCGAGGTGCTCGGACTCGTCGGCGAGTCCGGCAGCGGCAAGTCGCAGACCTCCTTCGCCGTCCTCGGGCTGCTGCCCTCCGGCGGCCGCGTGCTCGCGGGCAGCATCCGGCTCGACGGGAAGGAGCTCGTCGGCGCGCCCGCCCGCGAGACCGCCGCCCTCCGCGGGCCTGTGATCGCCTACGTGCCGCAGGAGCCGATCGCCAACCTCGCGCCGTACACGACGGTCGGCTCGCAGCTGATCGAGTCGCTGCACGGCAGCCTCGGCCTGGGGCGCGCCGCCGCGCGGACCCGCGCGCTCGAGCTGCTCTCGAGCGTCGGCATCCGCGAGCCCGAGCGGATCCTGCAGTCCTACGCGCACCAGATCTCCGGCGGCATGGCGCAGCGCGTGCTCATCGCCGGCGCGATCGCGGGCGACCCGGACGTGCTGATCGCCGACGAGCCGACCACCGCGCTCGACGTCACCGTGCAGGCGGAGGTGCTCGACCTGCTGCGCCGGCTGCAGCGCGAGCGCAACATGGCCCTGCTGATCGTGACCCACGACTTCGGCGTCGTCGCCGACCTCTGCGACCGCGTCGCGGTGATGAGCAAGGGCCGCATCGTCGAGGAGGCGGACGTCGAGCGCCTGTTCGCCGCCCCGCAGCACCCCTACACCCGGGAGCTGCTCGCCGCGACGCTCGACGACGTCGAGCCCCGGCCCGACCTGGTGACGGTGGACGACTCCGCCGGCCCGGCCACCGCGCCCGCCGCGAAGGAGAACCGACCGTGA
- a CDS encoding dipeptide/oligopeptide/nickel ABC transporter ATP-binding protein, which translates to MTAPLLEIDDLHVVFRSGGPLRRRSFPALKGVSCSIRPGETLGLVGESGSGKTTIGRAILGLAPVESGTIRFDGREIQSADARQRRALSEDIQVVFQDPFSSLNPALTIEQILAEPLVAQGVPLEKARHRLRELLDRVHLPSDSLSRLPREFSGGQRQRVAIARALALSPRLIVCDEPVSGLDLRTQAAVLDLLVEIQQDTGTALLFVSHDLSVVRRISHRVMVLLHGEVIETGSAAVVTGAPQHPYTQRLLMSAPVAHPARQAERRRAREALDTREAAA; encoded by the coding sequence GTGACCGCACCCCTGCTCGAGATCGACGACCTGCACGTCGTGTTCCGCTCCGGCGGGCCGCTGCGCCGCCGCTCCTTCCCCGCGCTGAAGGGCGTGAGCTGCAGCATCCGCCCGGGCGAGACCCTCGGGCTGGTCGGCGAGTCCGGCTCCGGCAAGACGACCATCGGCCGCGCGATCCTCGGCCTGGCGCCGGTGGAGTCGGGCACGATCCGCTTCGACGGCCGCGAGATCCAGTCCGCCGACGCGCGGCAGCGCCGGGCGCTGAGCGAGGACATCCAGGTGGTGTTCCAGGACCCGTTCAGCTCGCTCAACCCCGCGCTCACGATCGAGCAGATCCTCGCCGAGCCGCTGGTCGCCCAGGGGGTGCCGCTCGAGAAGGCGCGCCACCGGCTGCGCGAGCTGCTCGACCGGGTCCACCTGCCCTCCGACTCGCTCAGCCGGCTGCCGCGCGAGTTCTCCGGCGGTCAGCGCCAGCGCGTCGCGATCGCCCGCGCGCTCGCGCTCTCGCCGCGCCTCATCGTCTGCGACGAGCCCGTCTCCGGCCTCGACCTGCGCACGCAGGCCGCCGTGCTCGACCTGCTCGTCGAGATCCAGCAGGACACCGGCACCGCGCTCCTCTTCGTCTCGCACGATCTCAGCGTGGTCCGCCGGATCAGCCACCGGGTCATGGTGCTGCTGCACGGCGAGGTGATCGAGACGGGGAGCGCGGCGGTCGTCACCGGCGCGCCGCAGCATCCGTACACGCAGCGGCTGCTGATGTCGGCGCCGGTCGCGCACCCCGCCCGGCAGGCCGAGCGCCGCCGGGCCCGCGAGGCGCTCGATACCCGCGAGGCGGCCGCATGA
- a CDS encoding sugar phosphate isomerase/epimerase — protein sequence MRHLHRIALNPIQWAATPDGWVDGSLAPDLDTVLASVADAGYRAVHIESGQAAQGAALLARLERHGLAAGPGIAGNNWTDDPAVRRERLDGVRRVGANYAAIGVEVVFLTANMPPDHPRVEHAAVGHLADPHRLADMVDILGETAEALTAEGVRPALHPHVGSWVETEEETRAVLDGVPAGLLGFGPDIGHLAWAGADPVALVAEYRDRVAGVHLKDYRAAVAADSRRERRSYRAAVTAGLWVEPGRGDADLAALDAMLGEDESIWWVVEVDQPDAPTPQESIRRCGEWLAAGRPPLRSGAA from the coding sequence ATGCGTCACCTGCACCGAATCGCACTGAATCCCATCCAGTGGGCGGCCACCCCGGACGGCTGGGTCGACGGCTCGCTCGCCCCGGACCTCGACACGGTCCTGGCGAGCGTCGCCGACGCCGGCTACCGGGCCGTCCACATCGAGTCCGGGCAGGCCGCGCAGGGCGCCGCCCTCCTCGCGCGCCTCGAGCGGCACGGGCTGGCGGCCGGCCCCGGCATCGCCGGCAACAACTGGACCGACGACCCCGCCGTCCGCCGCGAGCGCCTCGACGGCGTGCGCCGGGTCGGCGCCAACTACGCCGCGATCGGAGTGGAGGTGGTCTTCCTCACCGCGAACATGCCGCCGGACCACCCGCGCGTCGAGCACGCCGCGGTCGGGCACCTCGCCGACCCGCACCGGCTGGCGGACATGGTCGACATCCTCGGCGAGACCGCGGAGGCGCTGACGGCGGAGGGCGTCCGCCCGGCGCTGCACCCGCACGTCGGCTCCTGGGTCGAGACCGAGGAGGAGACCCGCGCCGTTCTCGACGGCGTGCCGGCCGGGCTCCTCGGCTTCGGGCCGGACATCGGGCACCTCGCCTGGGCGGGCGCCGACCCGGTGGCGCTCGTGGCGGAGTACCGCGACCGCGTCGCGGGCGTGCACCTCAAGGACTACCGCGCGGCCGTCGCCGCCGACTCGCGCCGGGAGCGGCGCTCCTACCGCGCGGCCGTCACGGCCGGCCTCTGGGTCGAGCCCGGCCGCGGCGACGCCGACCTCGCCGCGCTGGACGCGATGCTCGGCGAGGACGAGTCGATCTGGTGGGTGGTCGAGGTCGACCAGCCCGACGCTCCGACGCCGCAGGAGAGCATCCGCCGCTGCGGCGAGTGGCTGGCGGCCGGCCGCCCGCCGCTCAGAAGTGGCGCGGCGTGA
- a CDS encoding ABC transporter substrate-binding protein: MKPFRRRAVVAVSVAAVLALAGCSAPGESDSGAGDASVLSLAASPEEPTSWDPAQAGTGTAYYYQAVYDTLIRVQPDGSYIPNLATEWTYDDAKTALTMTLRDDVTFTDGSTLDSAVVAANLQRFAGEGGSDSTMLAALASVDTPDATTVVLNLSRPDPALIYSLSNSAGFIGSLDAIEAGTIDTDPVGSGPYVLDAAATTVGSVYTFDRTEDYWGEDLPYDSIELQPIQDTAARINALLSGEVNGALLSNASSGQEAEAAGFTHIPSEIDFHGIFIFDREGADVPALGDERVRQAMNHAIDRDLLVEQAMFGEATATDQIWAEGTLGFNEEYEDYYDFDPDEARSLLAEAGYADGVELTMPVVSIFDNTVLTLTQQMLADVGITVTYVDVPIADLFNAYTAGEYPSTFMQYSAGEDWVLINDYIAADANWNPFGASTPESDALVAEYPTATTDRQAEIAQELNTIVVEDAWFVPFYRAIQQLYIDDTVTTTPQVGEANPTLYSWAPAA; the protein is encoded by the coding sequence ATGAAGCCGTTCCGCAGAAGGGCCGTCGTGGCGGTCTCGGTCGCCGCCGTGCTGGCGCTGGCCGGATGCTCCGCCCCCGGCGAGAGCGACTCGGGAGCCGGCGACGCCTCCGTGCTCAGCCTCGCCGCCTCGCCCGAGGAGCCCACCTCGTGGGACCCGGCCCAGGCCGGCACCGGCACCGCGTACTACTACCAGGCCGTCTACGACACGCTCATCCGCGTGCAGCCCGACGGCAGCTACATCCCGAACCTCGCCACCGAGTGGACCTACGACGACGCGAAGACGGCGCTGACGATGACGCTCCGCGACGACGTGACCTTCACCGACGGCAGCACCCTCGACTCCGCGGTCGTCGCCGCGAACCTGCAGCGCTTCGCCGGCGAGGGCGGCAGCGACTCGACCATGCTCGCGGCCCTGGCGAGCGTGGACACCCCCGACGCCACCACGGTCGTGCTGAACCTCAGCCGCCCCGACCCGGCGCTGATCTACTCCCTGAGCAACTCCGCCGGCTTCATCGGCAGTCTCGACGCGATCGAGGCCGGCACCATCGACACCGACCCGGTCGGCTCAGGACCCTACGTGCTCGACGCCGCCGCGACCACCGTCGGCTCGGTCTACACCTTCGACCGCACCGAGGACTACTGGGGCGAGGACCTGCCCTACGACTCGATCGAGCTGCAGCCGATCCAGGACACGGCCGCGCGCATCAACGCGCTGCTCTCGGGCGAGGTCAACGGAGCGCTGCTCTCGAACGCCTCGAGCGGGCAGGAGGCGGAGGCCGCCGGCTTCACGCACATCCCGAGCGAGATCGACTTCCACGGCATCTTCATCTTCGACCGCGAGGGCGCCGACGTCCCCGCTCTGGGCGACGAGCGCGTCCGTCAGGCGATGAACCACGCGATCGACCGCGACCTCCTCGTCGAGCAGGCAATGTTCGGCGAGGCCACCGCCACCGACCAGATCTGGGCGGAGGGCACCCTCGGCTTCAACGAGGAGTACGAGGACTACTACGACTTCGACCCGGACGAGGCCCGCTCGCTGCTCGCCGAGGCCGGCTACGCCGACGGCGTCGAGCTGACGATGCCGGTGGTGTCGATCTTCGACAACACGGTGCTGACGCTGACCCAGCAGATGCTCGCCGATGTCGGCATCACCGTCACCTACGTCGACGTGCCGATCGCGGACCTCTTCAACGCCTACACGGCCGGCGAGTACCCGTCGACGTTCATGCAGTACTCCGCCGGTGAGGACTGGGTGCTGATCAACGACTACATCGCGGCCGACGCGAACTGGAACCCCTTCGGGGCCTCCACGCCGGAGTCCGACGCGCTGGTCGCCGAGTACCCGACCGCGACCACCGACCGTCAGGCCGAGATCGCGCAGGAGCTCAACACGATCGTCGTCGAGGACGCCTGGTTCGTGCCGTTCTACCGCGCGATCCAGCAGCTCTACATCGACGACACGGTGACCACGACGCCGCAGGTCGGCGAGGCCAACCCCACGCTGTACAGCTGGGCTCCGGCCGCCTGA